GTAGCGCAGGAAGTTGGGTACCGCGATGCCTTCGTACATGTTGGTCGCCGCTTCCGAGAGCCATACGAAGGGGGTCCACATCGGCACCGCACGTGTCTTGTAGCGGCCCAGCAGCAGCCACTTGAACAGCGCCACAAAGATGAAGGTTGCCAATCCGAACAGCAGGCCCGCCTCGGTCAGATCCCACGCCACTTCGCCCCAGTTGCCGGCACCGGCGGCAGGCATCACGTCGAGCACGATCGCGTAGCCCACTGCGATCACGATCGCGTGCGGCGAGACGATGCGGAAGGCTTCGATCAGTCCTCGGCCGATACGGCGCAGCGGAGAAGGATGGAAGGTCAGCGATTCAGGGTAGCCGCTGGTGGTTTCGCGTGCCGGCAGGTTGATCGACGGACTGCCAAGCCAGGTGTCGCCGCTTTGCATCACGGTCGCATCCGGGATGCGCGAGAGCACACCGATCAGCACATTCTCGGGAATCGTCGTGCCGTCGGGCACGTAGGCGCCGTTGCCGACGAAGCTACGCCGTTCGACCACCGTGGGCTGCATCGTCATCCAGCCGCCGTTGATCTCTTCGTCGCCCAGCAATACTGCATCGGCAATGAAGGTTTCGTCGCCCAGCGTCAGCATGTCCGGCACCACGCCCAGCGCGGTCGAGATCTCGGCATCGCGGCCGACCTTGGCGCCCAGCAGGCGGTACCAGAACGGCGCATACACCGTGGCATACACGCCATGCAGGATCTGCAGGCTGTTCTCCTGGATCTGATTGACCAGCCACTTGCCGCAATACACGTTGCTGTGCACCGGCCAGCTGCCGGTCTTGAGCCGCGGCAAGACACTCCAGCGGATGCCGGCCGAGATCAGCGCCGTCGCGACCACCAGCACCGCACTCGCCGGCAGCGCAAGGAGGAAGTACTCGAGCAGTTGCAGCATCACCACATCGCTCTGCCCCCAGGCGAGACCATCGATCTCGTCGAGCCAGTCGATCATGATGAAGGTCGGGAACACGGGCATGAAGAACAGCGTGGCCACCAGCAGCGCGCCGGCGACAAAGAACAGGCCTTCGCTCGCGCTGCGCAGTCGGCTCACCGGCGGGCGCGGCGCCAGTGCTGCCGGATCAACCTCACCGACGTCGCGCGCGGGCGAGCCCGACCAGCGCCGGTGCGCCGGCACATGCACGCCGTCGGCCAGCGCCGACTGGCCTTCCAGGTGGCCCCACTCGGCGACCCGCGTATTGCCCTCGAGTACCGAATACGAACCAACATAGCCGTGCGCACCGACTTCGATCGGCCCGAGCAACAGTTCGCCGCGCACGACGCGGGCATTCTCGAAGTTCACCGCGTTGCCGATGCTGGCGTAGTCGTGCACGGTCAGCAGTTCTGGCGCACGCAGCGTCATCGAGCCGATCTGCACGTCGCGGCCGATCCTGGCGCCCAGCGCGCGCAGCCACCACGCATACAGTGAAGAGCCGCTCAGCAGGTAGGCGGGCGCCGCCTCGACCAGGCGGTCGGCGAGCCACCAGCGGTAATAGGTCAGCCCCCAAAGCGGGTAACGACCGGGTTTCAGGCGGCCGGCGATCAGCCACTTGCCGGCGAAGGCGAGCACGAATTCGCCCAGCGTCGCGAGCAGGAACACCAGCACCGACATCGCCACCGCAAAGGGAATCGAATCGCCCGGGTCACCGGTGAAGAAGTGATAAGTGAAGAACGGCGCCAGCCACTGCGCCATGCGGATCGCCACCAGCCCCGGCACCGCGGCGGCCTGGGCGACGCCGCAGCGCCAGCGACGCCACGCCGAAGGCGGCGTCCACGCGATTGCCGTCGCGGGCGCAGCGGTCTGCATCGATTCGAGCACGCCCGCAATGTGGCCGATGCGGCGGTGCAGGTAGATGTCGCGCACCGTCATGCCGGCAAAGCGCGGGTCGGCACGCAGGGCCGATGCGAGCCGCGCGGCGAACAGCGAATGACCGCCAAGGTCGGAGAAGAAATCGGCGTCACGGCGGATCGGCTGGCCGGGGAAGAGCTTTTCGAGCGCGGCGAACAGCACCCGCTCGGCGTCGGTCTCGGCCACGTCAGATCCTTCGGCGCTCGCCAGCGGGGTCAGCGGCAGCGCCTTCAAGGCCTTGCGGTCGATCTTGCCGGAAGTCAGGCGCGGCATCTCGGTCATCGCCTCGTAGCGCCCCGGCACCATGTAGGGCGGCAGACGCTCGGCCAATGCGGCGCGCAAGGCCCCCGGCTGCAGCGGCGCGTCGCCTTCGGGCACGATGAAGGCCACCAGCTGGTCGATGCCGTCGTCGTTGCGCAGCAGCACCGCCACCGTGCCGACGCCTGCCTGCTGCGCCAGCACCGCCTCGATCTCGCCCAGTTCGACGCGGAAGCCGCGAATCTTGATCTGGTCGTCGGCGCGACCCAGGCACTGCACGCGGCCATCGGCATCGATGCGCGCCAGATCGCCGGTGCGATACATGCGCCGGTCGGTGTCGCCGGTCGCCCACGGGTTGGCGAGGAATTTCTCCGCCGTGAGCTCCGGCCGACCGAGGTAACCCGCCGCAACGCCCGGCCCGGTGATGCACAGCTCACCCGTTTCGCCGCGCGGCAAGAGGCGCAGGCCGTTTTCGACATCGGCCGCGATCACCAGCAGGCCGTAGTTGGGCAACGGGGTACCGATGGTCACCGGCTCGCCGGCCTGCAGTTCGGCCAGACTCGCGGAGACCGTGGCCTCGGTCGGGCCGTAGGTGTTGAACACCTGCCGGCCGGGCCGCGCCCACTTGGCGACCAAGGCCTCGGGACACATCTCGCCGCCGAGGTTGATCAGCCGCAGGTGGGGCACATCCTGTGCGAACAGCGCGAGCAGGGTCGGCACCGCATGAAGCGCGGTGATGCCGTTCTCGGCCAGCGCCTGAGGCAGCACATCCGGGTCGGCGGCGATTTCCTTCGGCGCGATCCACAGCGTCGCGCCCACCAGATAGCTGATCCAGATCTCTTCGAAGGACATGTCGAAGGCGACCGAAAAGCCCTGGTACACCTTGTCGTCGGCACGGATGCCGAGCACCGCGTTTTCGCTGCGCAGGAAGTGGCAGATGCTGCCCTGGTTGATTGCGATGCCCTTGGGCTTGCCGGTCGAACCGGAGGTATAGATCACATAGGCCGGTTGGTCCGGGCGCGCGCCTTCGCGGCGGCGCAGCGGCGCACCGGTGTCGGCCAGCAGCGCTTCGGCCGTCCACACGCTGCGGCCGATGGCCGCGAGTTGCGGGACGAAGGCTTCGCAGGTCACCAGGCCTGGCGCAGCCGCATCGTCCAGGCACACCGCAACCCGGTCGACCGGCGTGTCGGCATCGGTGGGCAGCCAGGCCGCGCCGGTCTTCGCGATTGCCAGCTGCATTACCAGCAGATCGATGCCGCGCGGCAACCACAGGCCGACGATCTGGCCCGGCCGCACGCCGGCCTCGATCAGACGCGAAGCGGCGCGGTCGGCGAGGGCATCGAGTTCGGCATAGCTGAGGCTGCGTTCGCCGTGGATCAGCGCGATCTGATCGGGGGCGCGGCGTGCGCTGGCTTCGAACAGGTCGGCGAGAATCTCGTCGCGGATCAGTTCCGGGCGAAGCGGGCCTTGGAGGATATCGGTGTGGGACATGAGCGGACGAACCTTGCGGGTTTCCTGTCGCCAGCGGTGCCGGCGAACTTAACTCGACATTTTCGCACGCCACACAAGGCAAGGCACAGGAGCATCCCGGCCAATGCCCATTCCTTCCGGGCTTTGATGGCTTTCAGGCGGCGATGGCATCCGCATAGCCGGCCTGCGTAAAGCAGGCATCCAGCGCTGCGACCCACACGCCGCGCTGCGCGGCATCGACGAAACTCGCCTCGAAACTGTTGCGCGCCAGCCGGTACCAGACGGACGCATCGAAATCGAAGGCCGCCTGCAGCGCGCGAATGTTGTCGCCCAAATAGCCCCCGAAGTAGGCCGGGTCGTCGCAGTTGATCGTGGCGCAGAGGCCCTGCTTCAGCAGCGCCGGCAGCGTGTGCTCGCGCATGTCCTTGAACACGCACAGCCGCACGTTCGACAGAGGGCACACCGTCAGCGGCATCCGCTCGCGCGCCAGCCGTGCCATCAACGCGGCATCTTCCACCGCGCGCACGCCATGGTCGATGCGCGACACCTTCAGCAGATCCAGCGCTTCGACGATGTAGGCTGGCGGCCCCTCTTCCCCGGCATGTGCGACCACCGGTTTACCCAGTTCGCGGCAGCGCGCGAACAGGCGCTCGAACTTCGACGGCGGATGCCCGCGCTCCGACGAATCCAGCCCGAAGCCGTGGATGCGGTCGATGAACGGCGCCATCTCGGCGAGCGCTGCGAAGCCTTCCTCCTCGGAAAGATGGCGCAGGAAATTGGGGATCAGCCGCGTGCTGATGCCGGATTCCTTGCGTGCCGCCTCGGCGCCGGATTCCAGCCCGGCCAGCACCGTCGCGAACGGCACGCCGCGCGGCGTATGTGTCTGCGGATCGAAGAACACTTCGGCATGCACCACGCCATCGGCCGCTGCGCGGCGCAGGTAGGCGAGCATCAGGTCATGGAAATCCGCCTCGGTGCGCAACACCGCGGCGCAGGCGTAGTAGAGGTCGAGGAAGGATTGTAGATCCTCGAAGTCATACGCGCGCCGCAGCGCATCGACATCCGCGAACGGCAAAGCCACGCCATTGCGCTGTGCCAACGCGAACGCCAGCTCCGGCTCCAGCGAGCCTTCGATGTGGATGTGCAGTTCGGCTTTGGGCATGCCGAGGGCGAGGTCGAGGATGGTGGCGGGCATGATCGCTCCCTGGCGGCTTTATCGAGGCAGACAGGATAGCGCGCAGGGCGCGGCGATCGCGCCGCAAACATTTTTCAAGATCCTTAACCCGATATCAGCGCGCGCTCCGTTTCAGTACCCAGACGCCCAAGTCGGGCGCTCCCGGACACTTTGACAACGGAGCCTCACATGAACCACATCACGCATCGCGACACCCTGCCCGCCTTCCCGCTGCGCCACGGCGCGCTGGCCTCGGCGCTCGCTCTCGCACTGGCCGCCTGCGGCACGAACGGCACTTCGACCGCAGTCGAGCAAGACCAAGCCGCGCCGCCCGCACCAACGGCCCCGGCGGGCAGCACACCGAAGGAGGCGAAGGCCGACCGTGCCGGTGCGGTCGCCGACGAAATGCGCCGTAACGAGATGCGGGAACGCGTCGCGGCAGCGCCGGTGGCCAAAGCCGTGATGGCGCAGCCGACCCTGATGGCGATGCCCGCGCCGATGCCGGTGGCGATGCCGCAGGAAGACCGCGAGCGCTACAACCCGATCAAGGACAACGGCGTCGTCGCCGCCGCCGAGCACCCCTTCTCCACCTTCTCGATCGACGTGGATACCGGCGCCTATGCCAACGTGCGCCGCTTCCTCAATGCCGGCCGTCTGCCACCGCCGGACGCGGTGCGCGTCGAGGAACTGATCAACTACTTCCCCTACCAGTACGCCGAGCCGCGGGTGGTGGATGGCAAGCGCCCGCCCTTCGGTGTCACCACCGAGGTCGCCGCCTCACCGTGGAACAAGGACACCCTGCTCCTGCGCGTCGGCATCAAGGCCTTCGACAAGCCGCGCGCCACGCTGCCGCCGAGCAATCTGGTGTTCCTCGTCGATGTCTCCGGCTCGATGGATGAGCCGAACAAGCTGCCGCTGCTGAAGAACGCGTTGAAGCTGATGGTGGATGGCCTGCGCGCGGAAGACCATGTCTCGCTCGTCACCTACGCCAGCGGCACGCGGGTCGTGCTGCCACCCACCGCCGGCAGCGACAAGGCCGCGATCCGCATGGCCATCGACCAGCTCATCGCGGGCGGCTCCACCGCCGGTGCAGCCGGGATCCAGCTCGCCTACCAGATGGCGCAGCAGGGCTTCGTGAAGGACGGCATCAACCGCATCCTGCTGGCCACCGATGGCGACTTCAATGTCGGCGTCACTGACTTCTCGCAACTCAAGGGCATGGTCGAGGAGAAGCGCAAGAGTGGCATCTCGCTGACCACGCTGGGCTTTGGCGAAGCGAAC
This region of Niveibacterium umoris genomic DNA includes:
- a CDS encoding Pls/PosA family non-ribosomal peptide synthetase, whose amino-acid sequence is MSHTDILQGPLRPELIRDEILADLFEASARRAPDQIALIHGERSLSYAELDALADRAASRLIEAGVRPGQIVGLWLPRGIDLLVMQLAIAKTGAAWLPTDADTPVDRVAVCLDDAAAPGLVTCEAFVPQLAAIGRSVWTAEALLADTGAPLRRREGARPDQPAYVIYTSGSTGKPKGIAINQGSICHFLRSENAVLGIRADDKVYQGFSVAFDMSFEEIWISYLVGATLWIAPKEIAADPDVLPQALAENGITALHAVPTLLALFAQDVPHLRLINLGGEMCPEALVAKWARPGRQVFNTYGPTEATVSASLAELQAGEPVTIGTPLPNYGLLVIAADVENGLRLLPRGETGELCITGPGVAAGYLGRPELTAEKFLANPWATGDTDRRMYRTGDLARIDADGRVQCLGRADDQIKIRGFRVELGEIEAVLAQQAGVGTVAVLLRNDDGIDQLVAFIVPEGDAPLQPGALRAALAERLPPYMVPGRYEAMTEMPRLTSGKIDRKALKALPLTPLASAEGSDVAETDAERVLFAALEKLFPGQPIRRDADFFSDLGGHSLFAARLASALRADPRFAGMTVRDIYLHRRIGHIAGVLESMQTAAPATAIAWTPPSAWRRWRCGVAQAAAVPGLVAIRMAQWLAPFFTYHFFTGDPGDSIPFAVAMSVLVFLLATLGEFVLAFAGKWLIAGRLKPGRYPLWGLTYYRWWLADRLVEAAPAYLLSGSSLYAWWLRALGARIGRDVQIGSMTLRAPELLTVHDYASIGNAVNFENARVVRGELLLGPIEVGAHGYVGSYSVLEGNTRVAEWGHLEGQSALADGVHVPAHRRWSGSPARDVGEVDPAALAPRPPVSRLRSASEGLFFVAGALLVATLFFMPVFPTFIMIDWLDEIDGLAWGQSDVVMLQLLEYFLLALPASAVLVVATALISAGIRWSVLPRLKTGSWPVHSNVYCGKWLVNQIQENSLQILHGVYATVYAPFWYRLLGAKVGRDAEISTALGVVPDMLTLGDETFIADAVLLGDEEINGGWMTMQPTVVERRSFVGNGAYVPDGTTIPENVLIGVLSRIPDATVMQSGDTWLGSPSINLPARETTSGYPESLTFHPSPLRRIGRGLIEAFRIVSPHAIVIAVGYAIVLDVMPAAGAGNWGEVAWDLTEAGLLFGLATFIFVALFKWLLLGRYKTRAVPMWTPFVWLSEAATNMYEGIAVPNFLRYLRGTPWLPVAMNLLGARIGRGVYLDTTDITEFDCVHIGDYSELNALTCPQTHLFEDRVMKVDHVRIGARVNIGPRTTVLYSATVGDDARLGPLTLVMKGENIPPASPWAGCPAAPSQG
- a CDS encoding adenosine deaminase, yielding MPATILDLALGMPKAELHIHIEGSLEPELAFALAQRNGVALPFADVDALRRAYDFEDLQSFLDLYYACAAVLRTEADFHDLMLAYLRRAAADGVVHAEVFFDPQTHTPRGVPFATVLAGLESGAEAARKESGISTRLIPNFLRHLSEEEGFAALAEMAPFIDRIHGFGLDSSERGHPPSKFERLFARCRELGKPVVAHAGEEGPPAYIVEALDLLKVSRIDHGVRAVEDAALMARLARERMPLTVCPLSNVRLCVFKDMREHTLPALLKQGLCATINCDDPAYFGGYLGDNIRALQAAFDFDASVWYRLARNSFEASFVDAAQRGVWVAALDACFTQAGYADAIAA
- a CDS encoding vWA domain-containing protein — its product is MNHITHRDTLPAFPLRHGALASALALALAACGTNGTSTAVEQDQAAPPAPTAPAGSTPKEAKADRAGAVADEMRRNEMRERVAAAPVAKAVMAQPTLMAMPAPMPVAMPQEDRERYNPIKDNGVVAAAEHPFSTFSIDVDTGAYANVRRFLNAGRLPPPDAVRVEELINYFPYQYAEPRVVDGKRPPFGVTTEVAASPWNKDTLLLRVGIKAFDKPRATLPPSNLVFLVDVSGSMDEPNKLPLLKNALKLMVDGLRAEDHVSLVTYASGTRVVLPPTAGSDKAAIRMAIDQLIAGGSTAGAAGIQLAYQMAQQGFVKDGINRILLATDGDFNVGVTDFSQLKGMVEEKRKSGISLTTLGFGEANYNEAMMEQLADAGDGNYSYIDTLNEAQKVLVEEASSTLSVVARDVKIQMEFNPGVVAEYRLIGYENRTLAREDFRNDKVDAGEIGAGHTVTALYEVALVGKPGLLGESRYGGGKPVAKTTLHSDELGMLRLRYKGNAGEAAQEIATPVKRSLNAASEDLRFAAAVAAFGQQLRGGKYLGQFGYPQIEALAANAKGSDRFGYRGEFVRLVKLASALSTKAPEQVSVAR